A genomic stretch from Microcoleus sp. bin38.metabat.b11b12b14.051 includes:
- a CDS encoding glycosyltransferase family 4 protein, translated as MPYQYLYHVLAFLVSAAVVLWSTPIVKKIGLKSGRVDRPGERKVHQRPMVRLGGVSIFLGTLIALLCVWLSGGFIDASGEVLNRRDEYQVWGVTLGGIGFFLIGLADDLFSLSAIKRLLMQIGVSSIAWMAGVQIEFLTVPSLGLTDIGWLSLPITVIWLVGMANAINWIDGLDGLAAGVSGIAAVVMLIVSLSMHQPAAALIAAALAGGTLGFLRYNFNPAQIFMGDGGAYFIGFTLAGVGVIGLVKTTAVTSVLLPYLILAVPILDMSAVILDRLRNGKSPFIADKRHLHHRLLDAGLSHRFAVLFIYSLTLWVGSLALAFSVPSGIIYAMGATSLLGYASWKVWRHAR; from the coding sequence ATGCCGTACCAGTATCTGTACCACGTACTCGCTTTTCTGGTTTCCGCAGCCGTCGTCCTCTGGAGTACGCCAATAGTTAAAAAAATTGGTCTCAAAAGCGGGCGAGTCGATCGACCAGGCGAGCGAAAAGTCCACCAGCGCCCTATGGTGCGCTTGGGAGGAGTCTCAATCTTTCTAGGCACTCTGATTGCCCTGTTATGTGTCTGGCTCTCAGGAGGCTTCATCGACGCTAGCGGAGAAGTTCTCAATCGCAGAGACGAATACCAAGTTTGGGGAGTCACCCTCGGCGGCATCGGATTCTTCCTCATCGGTTTAGCAGACGACTTGTTTTCGCTCTCAGCCATAAAACGCTTGCTCATGCAAATTGGCGTATCCAGCATCGCTTGGATGGCAGGCGTACAAATTGAGTTTCTCACAGTTCCCTCCTTGGGACTGACAGATATTGGCTGGCTGAGCTTGCCAATTACTGTGATTTGGCTTGTCGGTATGGCCAACGCCATCAACTGGATAGACGGTTTAGACGGTTTAGCAGCAGGAGTTTCGGGGATTGCAGCAGTTGTCATGCTGATTGTCAGTCTGTCGATGCACCAACCGGCAGCAGCCCTAATTGCAGCAGCTTTAGCTGGTGGCACCTTGGGATTTCTGCGCTACAACTTCAATCCGGCTCAAATCTTTATGGGAGATGGCGGGGCTTATTTTATCGGGTTTACTCTCGCTGGAGTTGGAGTAATTGGGTTAGTTAAAACTACGGCTGTGACTTCTGTGTTGTTGCCATATTTAATTTTAGCTGTACCGATTTTAGATATGTCAGCGGTGATTCTCGATCGACTCCGCAACGGCAAATCACCCTTTATTGCTGACAAGCGCCACCTCCACCACCGATTGCTGGATGCAGGATTATCCCATCGATTTGCGGTTTTATTTATTTACTCGCTGACACTTTGGGTAGGAAGTTTAGCCCTAGCTTTTTCAGTTCCAAGTGGCATAATTTACGCTATGGGAGCTACAAGTTTGCTGGGATACGCTAGCTGGAAAGTTTGGAGACACGCTCGATAG